The following coding sequences lie in one Cloacibacillus sp. genomic window:
- a CDS encoding glycyl-radical enzyme activating protein, with protein sequence MSVKGMIFNIAHYAVHDGPGIRTTVFLKGCPARCLWCCSPQSQSFAAERSLSGARIFGRELTAEELFAEVRRDAPFWRRSGGGVTLSGGEVMAQPDFAAVFLDLCRAHNVHTAIESCLFASLETATRIAERTDFIQFDLKAMEPSLHRRLTLLGNENILENAAALLRSDKPVLVRFPLIPGLNDTEENLRATGLFLEGARAGVSLEILRYHRMGVGLYEELGRRYPLPDVEPPTDYEYARAKEILSDYKIRVL encoded by the coding sequence ATGTCGGTCAAGGGGATGATTTTCAACATAGCGCACTACGCGGTACACGACGGACCGGGGATACGCACGACGGTGTTCCTCAAAGGGTGTCCCGCGCGCTGTCTATGGTGCTGCAGTCCCCAGTCACAGAGCTTTGCGGCGGAACGCTCTCTGTCCGGCGCTAGGATATTTGGCCGGGAGCTCACGGCGGAGGAGCTCTTTGCCGAGGTGCGGCGCGACGCGCCCTTTTGGCGGCGTTCGGGCGGAGGGGTCACCCTTTCCGGCGGCGAGGTGATGGCCCAGCCTGATTTTGCCGCGGTCTTTCTTGACCTCTGCCGCGCCCATAATGTCCACACGGCGATCGAGAGCTGCCTGTTCGCCTCTTTGGAGACGGCGACGCGTATCGCGGAGAGGACGGACTTTATACAGTTTGATCTCAAGGCGATGGAGCCGTCGCTGCACAGGCGTCTCACCTTGCTGGGAAACGAAAATATTCTTGAAAACGCCGCGGCGCTCCTGCGGAGCGACAAACCCGTACTCGTGCGTTTTCCGCTGATACCGGGTCTCAATGATACGGAGGAAAATCTCCGCGCGACGGGCCTCTTTCTTGAAGGGGCGCGGGCGGGAGTATCCCTTGAGATATTACGCTATCACCGTATGGGAGTCGGCCTGTACGAGGAGCTTGGACGGCGCTATCCGCTGCCGGATGTCGAGCCTCCCACCGATTATGAATACGCCAGAGCAAAGGAAATTTTAAGCGATTATAAAATCAGGGTTTTATAG